CATGGTGGAAACGTAGTGTCAGGCGGATGACTGTTCTCCCAGGGACTGAGGCCATCATGTGGAGGACTCACACAAGCAATCTGTTTCTGGAAGGTTGGACATCCAGAAGTGGCAGACAGGGAGCCCACATCACTGAGCTAATGATTTGCTCACATCCTGGCCCTGCAGACACTGTTCACATGCCCATTGTGCCATAAACTGGGATATCTTTATGCTAAATCATATCAGAACAGTGTTCATGctgatcatttaaaaatgtagagcCTGCTCTCTTGTTAATGCTTACTCATTTCTGCCCACTTTAATATGTCTATTCACATAACTCTTTCCAGACTACTTTTTCCAGGACTTTTACCTTCCAGACACCTGCTCAACAGCTCAGAAAGGTATCACTGCCCTTGAGTCACCTTTTTCTccatataaagtaaaaaacaaaactagtatATGTGTGGCCACTAGAATAAATCTTCTACGATATTTAACTTAGAGACCACTTTTGAATCAAGCCATGATGGGCCACTGTTCTTTTAAGGTTAATGCTAAATGTATTGTGTTGACTTGTCTGAAAATCAGACCAAAATCCTTTCCTCCTCTGTCAGTTCCTCATGGACAACTCCCAAGGCCATTCTTGTGACTTGAAGCAAAAGCATTGTTTTAACAAAGCAATAGGAGAAACAGAATCATCTATTTTTGCATGAATTACTCTTGACTTCTAACCTACTCAGGCACATCTCTTACCAGTTCAGACTGGTGCACCCTCCAGAATGCTGGACTTGTTCAGTCCTATAATATCCAGTTCATAACAGGTAGTTGAGGTTCAAAGTCACTGGTATTTTTGGTTAGTCACTTAGTGTCTCTTGTACTTGCTATAAAAAGGTGAACCAATTTTACCCTCCCCACTTATGAGGTTCAAGAAGTGTGCCTTCACAAAATGCCAAAATTTCCATGATCATAATAAATGTAAAGTTCTCAGGTAAAGGAGATGAGATTGAGACCCCATCGTTATCCATACAATGCATTTGGTTTTAGCAGGGACCAGTCAAGTTAATATAAAATGATGATGGTCATCTCCACTGAAGGAATATACTTCCCATTCAAATATCTTCATCTTCTCTCTTCAACTTACTCTTTTCTGGAGTATATTGAAAAATCGCTGTAAAAGGTTATGTCTTTGTTATAACCATTTatgctttaaatattaaaaagtttccTCTTCGCTATTGTATTCTTTTTCCATCTGCTCCTATTTGAAAATTACCTACCCTCAACCGATTTCACTCTTTATTTCTAGCCCACACAAATATTTCTACATATACTTTAGCTATCTATTCTACAAACACAATTGTCctcattattaataattattaattaagtaagtaattaataattattgTGATTTATCACATTGGGGCCAAAATGCAAACTCCTGGCAAGAAAAATCTGAGCtaataataaaatttgagcttaataattaattaattaataattattaataattgctGTAATTACTGTGATTCAAGAGAAACCTTGACACTGCACCCAAATTAGTAGAGATCAAGTTGggaacaaaaattatattttatcaaaagaacAAGTCACTACAAACCCAACAGTGAGAGTTTTGCTGAAATCAAGTATTCTATCATACAGATGAATTTTCTCCGTGTCTTCCATCACTGTTCTGGAAGGATCTAGGCAAACTACGGTAAGATTTTAGTGTATAACCCCAAGAAACTCCAAGGGAAATTATCGACATAGACTATTCCTTATAACATCAAGCTTCTCTAATTATTCAAATCTGGTACTTACTGAGTTAGAAAAATCAGCTAGGTTGATCATCAGGTATGATGAAACCAAAATGTCTGGTAAAGAAAATTGTTGAAAAAAGAGGAAATCTGTCAGGGTGCAGATTGAAACTTTGGGAATATAGGTGGGTAACTATTAGCAGGGAACTCCAGAAGTCAACATGGAGAAGAATATAGaaaacaacaaactcaaactGTAAGTGATAAGAAGCTGGCAAGAGAGCCAGGGACACAGCAGTGACCAACAGTCAAGGAGATGGGCTCCTACATCTGTCTGTATATCAAACTGATGCCTCCTCTTCAGGAAAATGACTCAACATTAGTCATTGTGTGTGCTCAGATGTTCTCTATTCCTGAAGGAAGTAAGCTTCTTCCTTCAAGACAGAAGGCCATTAAATCAACAAGAAGAAGGTAAAATTCTCTGTCCACTGCTTCTATCTATGTGACTTGAAGCtgtgaaaaagaatttcaaaccTTCATTCATTTTCTGTCATCTGAGATCAATTTCTTGGTCCACAacttcttcatggcatttttcacTTCTGCGTTCCTCAGCGTATAAATCACAGGGTTGAGCAAAGGAGTTCCAAGTGTATAAAACACAGCTATCATCTTATCCATGGGGAAGGTGGTCGCAGGGcgtgtgtatataaatatgcaAGGTCCAAAGAACAAGATGACCACGATGATGTGGGAGACGCAGGTGGAGAgggctttcttcctcccttcagcACTGTGGTTTCTCAGGGAACGCAGGATGATAACATAGGAGAACATCAGCATGACAAAACTCACTGTACAGATGGCCCCACTGTTGGAAACCAAGAGTAGGTTGACCATGTAGGTGTCTGAACAAGCAAGTTTCAACAAGGGCTGCAAGTCACAGAAATAGTGATCGATCACATTGGGGCCACAGAATGGCAAACTCAGGGCAAGAAAAATCTGAGCTAAAGAATGCACACAGGAACCCACCCAGGCCACAGCCACCAACATACCACAGACCCGGGGGTTCATCATGGTCAAGTAGTGCAGGGGCTtacagatggccacatagcggtcaaCCGCCATGAGGATGAGTATGAAGATCTCCAAGCAGCCAAAGAAATGGAATGTAAAGACTTGAATCATGCACTCCCTGAAAGAGATAGTGGCTTTCTTTAAGAGGGCGTCCACGATCATTCTAGGGGCTATTGAAGTAGAGAAACATGTATCAGACAAGGATAAGTAGAAGAGGAAAAAGTACATTGGGCTCTCAAGGGCCCGGCTGGTCTTGATGGTAGTAATAATCAGCAAGTTACCCAGCAACGTccccaaatagaaaagaaagaaagtggcaaacactattttcttccaaaaaggatCTTGTGTCAACCCAATCAGAATGAACTCAGTCACATTATTATTCAATTGCATGGTTTCATGAATGAAGAGAAGGGGCAAGTGTGAAATGGTTTATCTGCAAAAGATAAAGGAATTAATTTAGGATGTGCTATGTCATGTTATagaatattttaatcaaaaataaatattctcacttatggagcatattgcaatggtacaagttaaatctgtcaagtgtagaacataagtgtcttaacacaataatcaagtaaatgaggcaaaagctatgttgcttgatttgatgtaaccacatcagattgcataaaaaacaacaacacattgtagcccacatatgcataaatgtattcatgatctatgtgtatttgacttaatacaaataatttaaaaagaaaaaatatattacatcacattaataatataaaaaacaaagacaaaaaaaataaaagaaaaataagtattccTCATCACGGACATTCTGTGTGTAGTTTCTTAATAAGTCTCTTCAAcacttatttcttaattttactgaCTGCTTCATTGGGTTATTATGAGTCTCAAATATGCTTATGAATGTGATACTTCCTTATAGAATTCGTCAATCCCTTGTTCACTTTGGCATAATTATGATTAATTTTCCCAATTCAACACACACAAAGTTAAGATGTATGTATCTATTCTAAAATTACCTTcactttcttccattttcaataaatattggcaTCTATTTTTTTGTATGGTACATCACTCTCAGATATTCCAGattgaaaagaggaaaaggaaacacCTGTAACCTTTAAATAATCCGCTGCCACCTTGAACTGACCTTATAATGTCTAAGACTTGACATATGctaataaacagaaacaaatattCTTTGATAGTTGGTAATATTAAACATCtccatttctaattttcttctaaTTCATTAAAAGCACCCTTTGGGTACTCAGAGTCTCTAAGgctacatttaaataaaatgagagtGGGTTATTGCTACACAGTTGCTCATGTTTTCACAATTCTGTTTTAGCTTGAGCATAATGTAAATGGGGTAGGTTGAAGGGCTATCACAGGCATGCGCAGGAGGACTAGAGTGTGATTGCACTCCCCCACGGAGTCTTTTCCATCTAGGTATCTGGAAACCCCACATTCTTGGAATACAGCAGAGATCTGGAAGAGTGAGAGGAGATGTAGTTCCAgagaaatgagataatgtatagtCGTaactgaatactttttttttttaatttggaaagatATATCACAGACTTCATTTTCAAGAATAAAGCTCTGTGTCTAGATCCTTTTTGTAGGTATTTTAATTATTGTAgtaaggtcatttttttttcttttcttaatttagaAGAGTGAACCATCTTAAAATGTGCTTGAAATTGCAGAGTCTTCGGAGGCATGAAAATACGTGAGTCTTTTTCACGTATAATAGTCCATGATTCTGGCCACTCCTTTGCTCATGTGATTTCTGGCCTATCTATTAACAATTCTATCAGACTACTCATGTCTAGAGCGAGCTCATTTACATTACACATTTGAATATAGACTTTTTTAGATAAATTAAGTATCGTCAATATAGGATTTAATTGACTTGTTAATAATTCGGGGTCCTCATCAAATATTTAATCAATAGTTTAATCAATAGCCAATAGCTATCTTCCTTCCTGGCATCCCTTTCCATTTCTAGTTACTTCAGTCAGCCTGAAACTTCAAGTTCTGAATATGAAGAAACGTCTTCTAAGCACCCTTTCATGATTGCCTTGTGAGAAATCAACTCTCTAAGGGATCTCTTTATACCTTTACTTATCCTATTATACACATTTGCTTGACTGCATTAAGTATATGCCTCTTTAGCTTCCTTCTTGGAACAAATTTTCTGGAAAGCTATGTGTACATGGGATATTATTCTCCACTCTACCAAACCTGATGTATAATATTGGTGCTTAATGGTTTTGAAATTGACATTCtctcttatcttttaaaatgtggtaATATTTATCTAATTATTTCAGTGCTATTCTAATTGCACAGAGGAATTCATACAGTTAATTTACTGGGGCTTCTATATATCATTATGGTAGACTGACAAGTACatccctcttaaaaaaaaaatcctgaaacatattttaaataacttagtGACTCAGCTGCATGACCTGGAATAATGCCTGCTGCTCTCTGCATAGCGTTGCACTGCCATGAAAGATACTGGGACTCTAACTCTCATAAAAAGAACAGTTtaggaatgtattattttataggaATCCTCAGCCCTTAAGTGATACAAGGAGAGCCTTTACACGTATTTCATAGCTTCCCCCCTGGTACATGGGGGAATTTTTATGAGTATGGCTCTGCATTCATTTGTTTTTCCAGAGGAGTTTTAACACTTTCCATCAGGTTttcaaaggaaacagaaaaaataattggtCACAATGGTCTGGGAAAGAAAAACAGCACTGTAATATAGAATATATTCTATAACTAGTGCACTGACCTCAACTCTTCAAACAGGACTGGGCACGTTTAGAATGACTACACtggtcaaaacaaaaaaaaataagtagacgATGTATTGCCATTGGAGGTaacggagaaaagttgaaaggaaATCGATGAGGAAAAGGTGGATGACGGATGACAGTGACATACAGAGTGTCAGGTGGCTCCTTCATGCCTCTTTGTTGTACTGCAGAGGCCACAAGGAGAGGCATCATTAAGGAATCCCTCCGAAACCAACCGCCACTCCCAAATCAGTTATGCCAGACTCATATCTGTGATTGAATCTCTGTACTTCCTTTATTTCTATGCAGAATTTACCTTTATCTGTGGAAAATGAAACAGGTTGTCAGAGAAGCTTGATCCCCTACACCCCCAAATTAGAGTGACACCACCTGCCCTCTTTGAGTTTCTCACTCTGTGTAAGCGATCCCATGGTTCCTGCTAGCTGGTCAAGAGATGCCCCAGAAACTAGCTGGCCTGAGGACCAAAATGTCATCCTAAAATTCATACCCTTTACCCCTGAGTCCTGTACCTGGTTGCCCCAAATATACGTATCATGAAattagtatttaatttccccTCTTCCCAAATGTTACTAGACAAAGAGCAGGAACAGTGTGGAATGGCGAGGGTAGATAAGATGACACATGGGAGCAGACGGGGTAAGGACAAACATTGAGCAAGGGCATGATGTTTACCCAAGACATGTTTAGTAATGTACTCACCTAACATATAGcatattatttttcactttgaatGTGTAGCGTTCAGACTATGCATTTTTGTGTTTCCTCTGAATGTTTTCTACAGAGTATTTATTCAAAACTACATCTCAGATGTTTATCAATTGCAAATTATATTCTTAGAATACTTTCCAAGAAACATGCAAGAAGTAATTCTCTGCAGTGATATGCAATATTATATTCAAATCTTGCACTTGGCTATGGAAAACCTGGCAATCTCTAGAAGCATTGTCAAAGTTACTATTTTCTATTAACTGtttctttagtttgttttttttgtgggggggtgTCACCCTTCGgtcaagtgccatggcatcatacctcatagcaacctcagacttcttggctcacgtgatcctcttgcctgagcctcccaaataggtgggactacaggtacccaccacaatgcccagctatttttttcgtAGGCAcagagatcttgctcttgctcagactggtctcaaactcctgaactcaagcaatccacctgtcttggcctcccagagtgctaggattacaagtgcgaGCCGCTGCACCCAGCCTCTTTAATTATTTACTAGGTATAATCTCTTCTAAGTTTCTGGTACCCATAGTCCTTAGTGAGGACTTATCTTGCTCAGCTgccttgctttaaaaaaagaacaatataaatataaatgtttctaTACTCTGTGATCTCAAGAAACTATAATTTCCCTTAAGGTGCATCCTTCTCTCCCCAAACAATTATAAcggcttggttttttttttttttttttgatctgatgattataaaatatttttgagtccAAAAGATCATATTGTTCCAAAGCTTATAATCCATTCATATTTTTTCCTAGAAATAATCAACCTATAAAAACTGGGTTATACATTTTTTCCTGTTCCTTTCTTAGAGTATATAGGAATAGTAGAGTCATAAGATGTATGGaagtatacttttaaattattttaattaatttgtaaaTCATGATTCCCTGAGCTTGTAAAGATGAAAATAATCTATCACTTACCTTTTACAAGACTCTATAAATCACAATCGTCTGTCCAGCCCTTTTTAAATCAACCCTCacatataaaaccaaaaaaagttcATTATGCAATCCAGAGGGAATATTGTAACACATAATGATGTAAGATGTTACCATCACAGAGAATATTAGTCccaacatttcctttcttttgctaaTCAAAAATATCTCAGATGTTATAATAAATGTAACTTGTGGTTTATCTATTTAGCCTATAAGAATAGCAAGTTACTCTCCTAGTATTCAGTAGCCAGACACATACAAGGGTGTGTAAGTGTTAGATGCCTCAGGCATACCAAAGGtatgagaggaagagagggaaaacaCAAATGGATGGTGGAGAGGGTCACATAACACAGGAAAATCAAAAAATACTATCATTGGCAAAAGACAAGGTGGATCATCAAGAAATAACTCTGCTCCCACCCGGTGCCCTAAGTTGGCACTCTGTGCATTAGGACACAAAACTTTCTACTCCTGTAACATACTTGTAATATATTTGCAATCTCGAGATAGCAGCATACTTTTCTGCTCtagaacccctggcctcaagccatccatactcctgccttagcctcccagtgttgggattataggcctgagccactgcacccaatcTGGTACTGTGGTGTCCTAAATCCAGAAGTTCTTCCCTGTGGACTATGGAAAACAAGCCCCACAGATTTACAGCAAGTTGTCTggggatttaaaaatataaaaggaacacTACTCTCATAtgttttttataattcatttccatttattttactaACTCACGTTAgtaaaaagaacatttataaggaatacattttattgaaataatattaCTTCACCAAAGATTTGTCGAATATGTCTTATATACAAGGCTCTGTGCTTGCCACTTGACATAAATCATATCTTTGCATTCACATAATTATTCCTTGAGGTAGTTATTGACAAAGAGATTTCACATTCCTTGAGGTAGTTATTAACAAAGAAAtttaacagagaaaacaaaatcacaGAATTTAAGCAGCTTGATCATGTTACATATTTATTAAGTTcgatattaatatttatacaaatgACTCTTTCTCTTTGCATACATTTTTCTAGCATAGACTGTAAACCACAGAGTACTAGAAAGTATGATCATGAAAGACATTTCCAATGTCTGAGTAATGGTATCACTTACTGTTTCaagcctctgggaggctgaggagaggggattgcttgaggccaggtgttcaagaccagtctaggcaacataAGGCAAATTTCCTTTAgcaagaaaaagtaagaaaaattagctgggaataaAAGTACATGACTGTTGCTCCCACTggttgtgaggctgaggcaggagaacacttgagcccaggagtccaaagctgcagtgagctatgatgacatcactgtattccagcctgggtgactaagccagaccctatctcaaaaaaaaaaaaagggggggggttaATAGTAAGGCAGTGAAGGCACATTTTACTTCAAATAGCCAAGGataaataactgaaatttttcaataaacaatttaatatttttcaagtatGAATTTGAAGTCAATATGGAAATAcaggaaataattatttgtaaGTGACTAgtataaatactatataaatatttatataaattcaaatatttatgtgGGCACTCAAAGAAAACAGATAGAGAGATtggagaagtgatcaaggaacaaaATATAGTTATATCAACATTGAAAACAACCCTAGAAGGATTAACTACATAAGGAATGGGCAAGTTTTCTGTCTGAAAAGACCACTTAAGCCCTAGTGTCTGAAACTCACAATATCCAAGTCCTGACTGAAATGACTGATAACTAGAGAacattaaaatagaagaaatttgTACAACAGAAACAaggtgaaaattctttctttctcaagcTCTTAGCAAGTTCTATCAATTGTAAGCATTTGTTGAAAGTAAGCATTGGATTATGACTGTCTTGTTCGTAATTACTTAGTATAGTTGATATGGTGGAGAACAAGATAGTATATAATTAATAACAAATGAGTGAAACAAATGAAACCAAATTGAAAGAGAATTTGAACAACTTAGAATCAATATTTCTGAAAAACTAGCTctgtaatgataaaaaaaaaaaaaaagaatgaatctcTTCTGATCTTTCTGAACTGACCATTATTTTAGAAGGCAGCAAATAAAGGGGAAGTCTGATCTTGAGACCCAATAAATATCCTTGCAGGAATCTCTTCCAAAGATATGATTTCCTAGCACAATCAACAACTCTGGGAGACGTCATATGGGACATTGAAAATGCTAGCTTTTCTCCATATGAGGATGTGTGATATTTTTCATGATGCTGTGTACAATGTAGTATCAATAATGAGGATGCCTTCAACCTTTGCAGGACATTTGTTGTCTGGCTGTGCGACATTTAAACACCTCTGTAAATATATACAGCTTGCTGGATAATAATGGCTGGAGATGAGTTGTACAAACTGTCTCAGGGACCCTTGATCGTCCATGCCCATTTTCCTTCTTAAATAAGTAAACAATTGTTCTCCAAAAAAAATGACCACTTGTTCATATTTAGTCTGTAAGGTTTGGGTAGTGTTATCCCAAGAACAGAAATAGGACCCCACTCAGCCAATCAGAAAACATATCTGGGAAGATGAAAGGATCAAGTCAAGAATCTGGTAGCAAGCTCCATAATTTTGTTTggattttggggaaaaataattcatttttttcctaatagagTTCTGAAAGGAGAAACCCAGAACTCCTACTTACAGTCCACTCATGAGTGACGAGAAGCTGATCAAAAAGGAGTCAACACCAAAGGAAACTGAGTCAACAGGTAAGATGAGGAAAGAGCTCTGGTAGTAAACTGTCAAACACAGAATTCATCTATTTCCaaaccactttattttatttattttatgttattgttttgatacatttatttaaatagcaCAACAAATACTGTAAACTTACTGCTCGTCCCTCAAATTTAAATATCATCAGTGATTCAATCTATTTTAATCCCTTTTCTATCCTTCCCCCTGCCTGAGAGTAAAAGTAACCAATATCATGatatttggtttttttcttttattaaatcacagctgtgtacattaatgcaattatggggtacaatgtgctagttttctatacaatttgaaattctttcatgaaactggttaacatacccttcaccaCATTAATATCCTGATATTTGAATGTATAATTATATTGTTTCctaaaattaaattatctttatcacatatatactttttatatttttacctggtttggaatttttaatttatctttccatatgcagaattttagaaatttattttagttttatcacGCAACGTGAAGTTACTAAATTGTGTATGAGTGTTAAATGTAGCTGTAGAATAATTTTCACTGCTACATCATATTCCGTTCTGTCATCATTTCAAAATGTGCTTTTCTATTGTCCTGTCAAAGAATATTGGACAACTATGAGCACTGGAactatgaaaattttttaatttgtctccTATGGGTGCCGGTGACAGGAATGTATTGCAGGATGTGCCAAATATTTATTTCCACTAATGGCCCAGGAATTAAAACCTAAAAAAAGAAGCCAGTTGAAAGTTTGTGAAAAGAACTAATAACCTCCACACTATGACAAAAAGATTAATTCAaagaattttctaatttgttagttttgttttgattaGTTACCTGGATAGATTTGTAATTCAAAAACAACCTGGGCTTATTTTttaacatcaattttttttttttt
This is a stretch of genomic DNA from Nycticebus coucang isolate mNycCou1 chromosome 14, mNycCou1.pri, whole genome shotgun sequence. It encodes these proteins:
- the LOC128565612 gene encoding olfactory receptor 4C16-like, giving the protein MQLNNNVTEFILIGLTQDPFWKKIVFATFFLFYLGTLLGNLLIITTIKTSRALESPMYFFLFYLSLSDTCFSTSIAPRMIVDALLKKATISFRECMIQVFTFHFFGCLEIFILILMAVDRYVAICKPLHYLTMMNPRVCGMLVAVAWVGSCVHSLAQIFLALSLPFCGPNVIDHYFCDLQPLLKLACSDTYMVNLLLVSNSGAICTVSFVMLMFSYVIILRSLRNHSAEGRKKALSTCVSHIIVVILFFGPCIFIYTRPATTFPMDKMIAVFYTLGTPLLNPVIYTLRNAEVKNAMKKLWTKKLISDDRK